The bacterium genome includes the window AACTAAAACAGGACAAACTGGTCGAGTATGCGGCTAAAATCGAACATTTCTACCGCGCGAACCAGAAACTGGTAATCGGCATAGCCGTCGCGATCGTGGTGGTCGTGATCGGCATCACGGTAGCGAGAAAAATGGCCACCAGCAGCAGTCTTGAGCGAAGCTATAAGCTGACAATGGCCAAGATGAATTATGGATCAGGACAACTGGATGATGCCCGGGCTGCTTTCGAGCAAGTAGTTAAGACCACCGGCGGCGCCACCGCCGCTGAAGCCCAATATTTTCTCGGACGGGTGGCTTTCGAACAGGGCAATTATCCCGAAGCCGAATCCCAATTCCAGAGCTATCTTAATAATCATGCTGGAAATAAAGAACTGGATTGTGCTGCCATGAGCGGTCTGGCGGCCACCATGAGCATTCTGGCCCGTGATGAGGAGGCAGCCAGTATGTACATGAAGATCGCCGACCAATATCCCAACAGTCCTTATGCTCCGCAATCTCTAATGGAAGCCGAGAGACTCTATGTTAAACTTAATCAATTGGATAAGGCAAAGGAAGCGCTGAAGAAGGTAGGGGAGAAGTACCCCGAATCAAGCGTTGGAGCAATCGCCAAGCAGAAGCTGTCAACAATGCAGTAAGATTCGGCCCGATTTGCATTTCTGGTAGTTTTTCATTATATTTTTGTCTTACGGAGTGGGCCAAGCCCACTTTTTGTTTGATGACTTATCTCTGCCCATTATGACCTCCGCGCACGCGATCCTCGAGAACAAAATCCGACAGATTTTCGAGGACGAAGGAGTCGTTCTGCTTGATCTGACGGTGTCCGGTCACGGCTCGCGACAAATCCTTCGAGCCATCGGAGATCGCCGACAAGGCTCGCTCACGATTGACGATTGCGTACGACTCTCCCGTGATATCCAACGCATCATCGCCGAGTTCCGACTCATTGCGGGAGATTATCGTCTGGAGGTAACTTCGCCCGGGCTGGACTACCCGCTGCGCGAAGAGTGGCAGTTTGCCAAGAACCTCGGTCGCTTGCTCAAGATCAACCTTCCGGGAGAGCGCGGTCCCCGGGAAGTTTCCGGTCGGCTGACCGCCGCCGACGCCGACGGCATTACGCTGACGGTGGATGGTAAGGAGGTGAGACCGCGCTACGCCGAGCTGCTCTCGGTTCGAATCTTGCCTGAATTCAAGTCACCGCGCATGGAGTCGAAGGAATGAACGCGCCAATTGTCGAGGCCGTCGGCCAAATTCTTCGTGACAAGAACATTGATCGCGATATCTTCCAGGAGATCATCGAGAGCGTGTTCCTGTCCATGATCAAGAAGAAATACGGCTCGGCGGACAACTTCGACGTCATCTTCAATCTCGAAAAGGGCGACATCGAAATCTTTTGCGAGAAGGAAGTCGTGGACGACGATGACCTGACCGATCCCGTCACCCAGATTCCGCTGTCCCGCGCGCTCACGATTGATGAGGATCTCGACATCGGCGATACCTATGCCGAGCTGGTTCCGCTGAATGACTTCGGGCGACGGCTGGTCACGTCGGCCCGCCAGAATCTCACGCAGAAGATCAAGGAAATCGAGAAGGAAAACATCTTCACCGAGTTTTCCGCTCGCATCGGAGAAGTCATCTCCGGCGAAATCCATCAGATCAACCGCCGTGAGATCCGCGTCCATATTGACCGGCACGACGCGCTGCTTCCCAAATCGGAACAGATCTACAACGAGAAGTACACTCGCGGCAAGACGATTCGCGCCATCATCAAGGAAGTGAATCGTACCACCAAGGAGCCCGATATCATTCTGTCGCGCTCCGATCCCAGTTTCGTCCGACGCCTGTTTGAGCTGGAAGTACCGGAAATATTCGACAATATCATCGAAATCAAAGACATTGCCCGCGAGCCGGGAGACCGTACCAAGATCGCCGTCGTCAGCCACGACAAACGAATTGATCCGGTCGGGGCCTGTGTCGGAATGAAGGGCGTGCGTATTCAAGCCATCGTCCGCGAACTGAACAACGAAAAAATTGACATTATCCACTGGAGTCCCGATCCCGAGATGTTCATTCGGCGCGCCATGGCTCCCGTTACTCCGCTGTTGGTCATGGTGGACGAGGAAACCCTCACGGCAACCGTCATCGTACCGGACGATCAGATTCAATTCGCGATCGGCCGCCGCGGACAGAACGTCCGGCTGGCTTCCCAGTTGACGGGCCATCACATCGAGCCGATCAAGGAATCGGAGTATCTGGCCCCCGAGGAACTGCTGATCGAGGAAATCGCGGAACTCGAAGATGAGATCAAAACTCGCCTGCGGGAAGCCGGCTATGAGACCGCCGACACCGTGCTGGATGCCGGCAATGAAAAGCTGATGGAAATCGAGGGTCTGGACGAACCCACCGTGAAGCGCATACTGGAAGTCGTGCAGAGTTACTACGTCGAGGAGAACGAATCCGAGACCGAAGCGGAGCCTGTACCCGCTGCCGATACCGAATCGGCTGCCCTCCCGGATCAACCGGCCAAGGATGAGTTGCCGGCACCAGACTCCGGTGCGCCCGAATCCGAGGAAGAACGAGGATAAACTTCGTGCCCGCTGAGAAACCCAAAAAGGTCTATCAGGTCGCCAAAGAGCTGAACGTAGCTACGCCGGCAATCGTCGAGTTTCTCGAGGATCATGGGTTTGACGTGCCCAAGAAGCACATGTCCCCGCTCACGCCGGACATGTACGAAGAGATCATCAGGAAGTTCGATCCCGCACGCTGGCAGAAAAAGCTCGAAGAGGAAACACGAGTTCTCGACGACGCCAAACGGGCTGAAGCCGAACGGGCGCGGGCCGAGCAATCCTTGAAGATTCTCGATGAGATCACGCACAAAGCGACCGAAGCGGCCGAAACTCTGATCCGACAGGTGCAAGAGCAACGGGATGAGCGCACCCGCAAGATCGAGCAGGAGGTCGAACAGCAGGAAGAACTCCGCCGAGCGGAAGAAAGAAAGCTCACCGACGAGGAAGAACGGGCCCGAAAGGAAGCGGAAGAAAAGGCGCGCCGGGAAGCCGAACGGGCCGCCGAAGCCGAGAAGGCGGAGGCCGAACGACGCGAGAAGGAACGAAAGGCCGCCGAAGCCCAGAAACGTCGAGCCAAACCGGCCGCTCCCGAAGCGCGCAAACCGAAAAAGCGCGAGCCGGAGAAGCCGGCCGCCGAAGCGGTTGCCAAAAAACCCGTCAAGCCGCTTGTCAAGCCGAAAGACGTCCCTCCTCGCAAGCCGCGCGCGACCAAAGAGGACATCGAGGCTCTCGAGAAACAGAAAAAACTGCTGGCCGCTCAAAAGGCTGAGAAATACCGCAAGACCGTCGTCCAGCCCGGCCGCGATGCATCCTCGCGTCGTCGGCAACGGCGCAAGAAGGTGGATCAGCGAGAAGTGGAAGCGACCATTCGTCAGACTCTCGCTTCCATGGAAACCACCGGCAAACGGCGGCGACGACGCGAACGCGGTGTCGAGACGGCTCAGGAAGAAGACGGGAAGCTTCGGCTTACGGAATTCGTCACCAATCAGGAACTCGCCAACCTCATGGGGGTTGAAGTCAATGAGGTGATCGCCAAGTTCCTGAGCATGGGCAAGCTGGTCTCGATCAATCAACGTCTCGACAAGGACCTGATCGAACTCATCGCCGACGAATTCGGCTATGCCGTTGAATTCGTATCCACCGAGGACGAGGAAG containing:
- a CDS encoding tetratricopeptide repeat protein produces the protein MSKVSSAKTRGRLTKKELKQDKLVEYAAKIEHFYRANQKLVIGIAVAIVVVVIGITVARKMATSSSLERSYKLTMAKMNYGSGQLDDARAAFEQVVKTTGGATAAEAQYFLGRVAFEQGNYPEAESQFQSYLNNHAGNKELDCAAMSGLAATMSILARDEEAASMYMKIADQYPNSPYAPQSLMEAERLYVKLNQLDKAKEALKKVGEKYPESSVGAIAKQKLSTMQ
- the nusA gene encoding transcription termination factor NusA — protein: MNAPIVEAVGQILRDKNIDRDIFQEIIESVFLSMIKKKYGSADNFDVIFNLEKGDIEIFCEKEVVDDDDLTDPVTQIPLSRALTIDEDLDIGDTYAELVPLNDFGRRLVTSARQNLTQKIKEIEKENIFTEFSARIGEVISGEIHQINRREIRVHIDRHDALLPKSEQIYNEKYTRGKTIRAIIKEVNRTTKEPDIILSRSDPSFVRRLFELEVPEIFDNIIEIKDIAREPGDRTKIAVVSHDKRIDPVGACVGMKGVRIQAIVRELNNEKIDIIHWSPDPEMFIRRAMAPVTPLLVMVDEETLTATVIVPDDQIQFAIGRRGQNVRLASQLTGHHIEPIKESEYLAPEELLIEEIAELEDEIKTRLREAGYETADTVLDAGNEKLMEIEGLDEPTVKRILEVVQSYYVEENESETEAEPVPAADTESAALPDQPAKDELPAPDSGAPESEEERG